In Desulfobaccales bacterium, the following proteins share a genomic window:
- a CDS encoding zinc-dependent alcohol dehydrogenase family protein, translated as MPNVQMMRAMVLPRVGGPLELREVPVPTPGPGQVLLKVSACGVCRTDLHVYDGDLPSPKLPLILGHEIVGRVAAVGAGVSQFTLGQRVGVPWLGHTCGVCRYCRAGRENLCDAPGFTGYTLDGGYAEYAVAEAAYCFPLPEGLEDERAAPLLCAGLIGYRSYRLAGEGRNLGIYGFGAAGHLAAQVARYQGRRVFAFTSPGDTEAQEFARRLGAVWAGDSTEMPPEELDAAIIFAPVGPLVPQALRAVVKGGVVVCGGIHMSDIPSFPYAILWGERVVRSVANLTRQDGEEFLALAPKVPIRPEVELFPLEEAEEALRRLRAGRLSGAAVLVMGQGEAA; from the coding sequence ATGCCGAATGTACAAATGATGCGGGCCATGGTGCTCCCCCGGGTGGGGGGGCCGTTGGAACTTCGGGAGGTGCCGGTGCCCACCCCCGGGCCGGGCCAGGTGCTGCTCAAGGTGAGCGCCTGCGGGGTGTGCCGCACTGATCTCCATGTCTATGACGGGGATCTCCCTTCCCCCAAGCTGCCCCTGATTCTGGGCCATGAGATTGTGGGGCGGGTGGCGGCGGTGGGGGCAGGGGTAAGCCAGTTCACCCTGGGGCAGCGGGTGGGGGTGCCGTGGCTGGGGCACACCTGCGGCGTCTGCCGCTACTGCCGGGCCGGGCGGGAGAACCTCTGCGATGCGCCGGGCTTCACCGGCTACACCCTGGACGGCGGCTATGCCGAGTACGCGGTGGCCGAGGCGGCCTACTGCTTTCCTCTCCCCGAGGGCCTGGAGGATGAGCGGGCCGCGCCCTTGCTGTGCGCCGGGCTCATCGGCTACCGCTCCTACCGGCTGGCGGGGGAAGGGCGGAACCTGGGGATCTACGGCTTCGGGGCGGCGGGGCATCTGGCGGCCCAGGTGGCCCGCTACCAGGGGCGGCGGGTCTTTGCCTTCACCTCCCCGGGGGACACGGAGGCCCAGGAGTTCGCCCGGCGGCTGGGGGCAGTGTGGGCCGGGGACTCCACGGAAATGCCGCCGGAGGAGCTGGACGCGGCCATCATCTTTGCGCCGGTGGGGCCTTTGGTGCCCCAGGCCCTGAGGGCGGTGGTGAAGGGCGGGGTGGTGGTGTGCGGCGGCATCCACATGAGCGACATCCCCTCCTTCCCTTATGCCATCCTGTGGGGGGAACGGGTGGTGCGCTCGGTGGCCAACCTCACCCGGCAGGACGGGGAGGAGTTCCTGGCCCTGGCGCCTAAGGTCCCCATCCGGCCGGAGGTGGAGCTCTTTCCCCTGGAGGAGGCGGAGGAGGCCCTACGGCGCCTGAGGGCAGGCCGCCTAAGCGGCGCCGCGGTGCTGGTCATGGGCCAGGGCGAGGCGGCTTGA
- a CDS encoding polysaccharide biosynthesis/export family protein, which yields MKERPGRGVTTVGMDKRLAGVQARFLLGWGLVGLLLAGLACAPGLSPQSAIEAAQAQVVDVDNYLLGPEDAIEISVWKEPELTKQLVVRPDGKISYPLIGEIQAAGRTVKELREEISKRLEKFVTDAQVTVLLLKAQHYKIYVVGKVNKPGEYVAGRPVTVMQALAMAGGLTPFAAPGRIVILRKSGDKEQTLPFNYKEVARGRNLEQNRVLLPGDVVVVP from the coding sequence GTGAAAGAGCGGCCCGGACGGGGTGTGACGACGGTGGGGATGGATAAGAGGCTGGCAGGGGTGCAGGCGCGGTTTCTCCTGGGGTGGGGGCTGGTGGGCCTGCTTCTGGCGGGCCTGGCCTGTGCTCCGGGGCTGAGCCCGCAAAGCGCCATCGAGGCGGCCCAGGCCCAGGTGGTGGACGTGGACAACTACCTCCTGGGGCCGGAGGACGCCATCGAGATCTCGGTCTGGAAGGAGCCGGAGCTCACCAAGCAACTGGTGGTCCGGCCGGACGGCAAGATCTCCTACCCCCTCATCGGGGAGATCCAGGCGGCGGGGCGCACGGTAAAGGAACTGCGGGAGGAGATCTCCAAGCGGCTGGAGAAGTTCGTCACCGACGCCCAGGTGACGGTGCTGCTCCTCAAGGCCCAGCACTACAAGATCTACGTGGTGGGCAAGGTGAACAAGCCCGGGGAATACGTGGCGGGGCGGCCGGTGACGGTGATGCAGGCCCTGGCCATGGCCGGGGGGCTGACGCCCTTCGCGGCGCCGGGGCGCATCGTCATCCTGCGCAAGAGCGGGGACAAGGAGCAGACCCTGCCCTTCAACTACAAGGAGGTGGCCCGGGGCCGGAACCTGGAGCAGAACCGGGTGCTCCTCCCCGGGGACGTGGTGGTGGTGCCGTAA
- a CDS encoding CpsD/CapB family tyrosine-protein kinase, with protein sequence MSFIDKALEKARQLTARESPPAEGPRPETEPPLPPPGTPVGEIRYTVTRTVPVDREWLRRHRVITPGEHDPVLEAYKLLRTQILQRTRPEGKNLLMVTGPQPGEGKTLTAVNLAVSLSREVDTTVLLVDADLRSPSVHTLFGLRPEGGLANYLRGERTIPELLLHPEGFPRFVLLPGGRPVAEAAELVSSPMMAALVQELKHYYPDRYVIFDLPPLLPYADALAFAPRADGIILVVEQGRTTREDLARSLELLKDFPVLGTVLNKATEEPGGYYYPAAGRASGKGDGRSWWAGLKERLGLA encoded by the coding sequence GTGAGCTTCATTGACAAGGCCCTGGAAAAGGCCCGGCAACTGACCGCCCGGGAGAGCCCACCGGCCGAGGGGCCGAGGCCGGAGACGGAGCCGCCCCTGCCGCCGCCGGGCACACCGGTGGGGGAAATCCGCTACACCGTCACTCGCACCGTGCCGGTGGACCGGGAGTGGCTCCGGCGGCACCGGGTCATCACCCCCGGGGAACACGATCCGGTGCTGGAGGCCTACAAGCTGCTGCGCACCCAGATCCTGCAGCGTACCCGCCCGGAAGGGAAAAACCTTCTCATGGTCACGGGACCGCAGCCGGGGGAGGGCAAGACCCTCACCGCGGTGAATCTGGCGGTGAGCCTCTCCCGGGAGGTGGACACCACGGTGCTGCTGGTGGATGCGGACCTCAGGTCCCCCTCGGTGCACACCCTCTTCGGCCTGCGGCCGGAGGGAGGGCTGGCAAACTATCTGCGGGGGGAGCGGACCATCCCGGAGCTCTTGCTGCACCCGGAGGGCTTCCCCCGGTTTGTGCTGCTCCCCGGGGGGCGACCGGTGGCCGAGGCCGCGGAGCTGGTGAGCTCGCCCATGATGGCGGCCCTGGTGCAGGAGCTGAAGCATTATTACCCGGACCGCTACGTCATCTTTGACCTGCCGCCGCTTCTGCCTTATGCCGACGCCCTGGCCTTCGCGCCCCGGGCGGACGGCATCATCCTGGTGGTGGAGCAGGGGCGCACCACCCGGGAGGACCTGGCCCGCTCCCTGGAACTGCTCAAGGATTTTCCGGTGCTGGGCACGGTGCTGAACAAGGCAACGGAGGAGCCGGGGGGGTATTATTATCCGGCGGCGGGAAGGGCCTCCGGCAAGGGGGACGGCCGCTCCTGGTGGGCCGGCCTCAAGGAGCGCCTGGGGCTGGCGTAG
- a CDS encoding A/G-specific adenine glycosylase, whose amino-acid sequence MVSLGSREVANFRREIYRHYALHGRRLPWRETRDPYAIWVSEIMLQQTPVARVLPRYPVFLAAFPDFAALHRAPLSRVLAVWQGLGYPRRALALKETAGRVLIDHGGRLPQEPEELQQLPGIGPATAGAVCAFAFEVPVAFIETNIRRVFRHFFFSREAEVPDRELLPLVARTLDRRRVREWYYALMDYGVWLKKQGVAGNGPAKRQAPYGGSDRQVRGEILRALLATPGLTPEELAAALGRDLLRVRRLLTELGAEGFLLCRGQSWCIAGEKGAKDALADFP is encoded by the coding sequence ATGGTCTCTCTGGGTTCCCGGGAGGTGGCCAACTTCCGCCGGGAGATCTACCGGCATTATGCCCTGCATGGCCGGCGGCTGCCCTGGCGGGAGACCCGGGACCCGTATGCCATCTGGGTCTCCGAGATCATGCTGCAGCAGACGCCGGTGGCCCGGGTGCTGCCCCGGTATCCGGTGTTTCTGGCGGCCTTTCCGGATTTTGCCGCTCTTCACCGGGCGCCGCTTTCCCGGGTGCTGGCGGTGTGGCAGGGGCTGGGCTATCCCCGCCGGGCCCTGGCCCTGAAGGAGACCGCCGGCCGGGTGCTCATAGATCATGGCGGCCGGCTGCCCCAGGAGCCGGAGGAGTTGCAGCAGCTTCCCGGCATCGGGCCGGCCACCGCCGGAGCGGTGTGCGCCTTTGCCTTTGAGGTGCCGGTGGCCTTCATTGAGACCAATATCCGCCGGGTCTTCCGGCATTTTTTCTTCTCGCGGGAGGCAGAGGTCCCCGACCGGGAGCTGCTGCCGTTGGTGGCCCGCACCCTGGACCGGCGGCGGGTCAGGGAGTGGTATTACGCCCTGATGGATTACGGGGTGTGGCTGAAAAAGCAGGGAGTGGCCGGAAACGGCCCGGCAAAGCGTCAGGCGCCGTACGGCGGTTCGGACCGCCAGGTGCGGGGGGAGATCCTACGGGCCCTGCTGGCCACCCCGGGGCTGACTCCGGAAGAGCTGGCCGCGGCGCTGGGCCGGGACCTGCTGCGGGTTCGGCGGCTGTTGACAGAGCTTGGGGCCGAGGGTTTCCTCTTGTGCCGGGGGCAAAGCTGGTGTATTGCGGGGGAAAAGGGGGCGAAAGACGCCCTGGCAGATTTCCCGTGA
- a CDS encoding DsrE family protein: MSRFLFVLTRGPEDPTRAVRCFQFAKIAADQGHEVTVFLVDDAVYFTNLSLAERIKAPTGDELMGYWKFLVDKGAPILVCKPCAEARLVGEEDLPPGCKIGTGVTLIQIAAEAQVFTF, translated from the coding sequence ATGAGCAGGTTTCTCTTTGTCTTGACCCGGGGCCCGGAGGACCCCACCCGGGCGGTGCGCTGTTTCCAATTTGCCAAAATCGCCGCCGATCAGGGCCATGAGGTGACGGTCTTTCTGGTGGATGACGCGGTCTATTTCACCAACCTGTCCCTGGCGGAGCGCATCAAGGCGCCCACCGGGGATGAGCTCATGGGTTACTGGAAGTTTCTGGTGGACAAGGGGGCCCCGATCCTGGTGTGCAAGCCCTGCGCCGAGGCCCGGCTGGTGGGGGAGGAGGACCTGCCCCCGGGCTGCAAGATCGGCACCGGGGTGACCCTGATCCAGATCGCCGCGGAGGCCCAGGTCTTCACCTTCTAA
- a CDS encoding branched-chain amino acid ABC transporter permease — translation MRVSPRQRLWWFVLRHRTGLTVWLVAALLALVPLLIRNPYQLGLINLIGIYAVAVLGLNLFIGYAGQISLGHAGFFGLGAYGSAILTVHGWLSPWPALLLTAALVAGWALLLGIPTLRLHGHYLAMATLGFNYIVHLVLVQWDAVTGGPSGISGIPPLGLAGLAFDNETRFFYLVWALVLLGVTACLNLMRSGVGRGLAALAQDEVAAATLGVNVRREKVRIFVLSAVFASVAGSLYAHYYHYVNPDGFSIFKSLDLVIMVVVGGLGSVWGTLLGVTFVTLLPYYLEFLEAYFDLIHGLILVLILMFLPQGLVTGLWDHLKLTLARRRLVARGETP, via the coding sequence GTGAGGGTCTCGCCCCGGCAGCGGCTGTGGTGGTTTGTGCTCCGGCACCGCACCGGCCTTACGGTGTGGCTGGTGGCGGCGCTTTTGGCCCTGGTGCCCCTTTTGATCCGCAATCCCTACCAGCTTGGCCTGATCAATCTCATCGGCATCTATGCCGTGGCGGTGTTGGGGCTCAATCTGTTCATCGGCTATGCCGGGCAGATTTCCCTGGGTCATGCGGGATTTTTCGGCCTGGGGGCCTATGGTTCGGCAATCCTGACGGTGCACGGCTGGCTTTCGCCTTGGCCCGCCCTCCTTCTCACCGCCGCGTTGGTGGCCGGCTGGGCGCTCCTCCTGGGCATTCCTACCCTGAGGCTGCATGGCCATTATCTGGCCATGGCCACCTTGGGCTTCAACTACATCGTGCACCTGGTGCTGGTGCAATGGGATGCGGTGACCGGGGGGCCCAGCGGCATCTCCGGGATTCCGCCCCTGGGGCTGGCCGGGTTAGCCTTCGACAACGAGACCCGTTTTTTTTATCTGGTGTGGGCCTTGGTCCTTTTGGGAGTGACCGCCTGCCTCAATCTGATGCGCAGCGGGGTGGGCCGGGGGCTGGCGGCACTGGCCCAGGATGAGGTGGCCGCAGCCACCCTGGGGGTGAATGTGAGGCGGGAGAAGGTGCGCATCTTTGTCCTCTCCGCGGTCTTCGCCTCCGTGGCGGGAAGCCTCTATGCCCATTATTATCATTACGTCAACCCCGACGGCTTCAGCATCTTCAAATCCCTGGACCTGGTGATCATGGTGGTGGTGGGGGGCCTGGGCTCGGTGTGGGGGACGCTTTTGGGGGTGACCTTTGTCACCCTGCTCCCCTACTATCTGGAGTTCCTGGAGGCCTATTTCGACCTGATTCACGGCCTTATTCTAGTGCTCATTCTCATGTTTCTGCCCCAGGGGCTGGTGACCGGCCTCTGGGATCACCTTAAGCTGACCTTAGCCAGGAGGCGCCTGGTGGCCAGGGGGGAGACCCCATGA
- a CDS encoding ATP-binding cassette domain-containing protein: MPATTSPFLLELQDLTVHYGAAQALFGVSLGVRPGETVALVGANGAGKSTLLKAIMGLVPVSGGRILLMGREITGTSPAALAAAGVALVPEGREMFGDLTVRENLELGALPLKVSRRERLARLEQVLARFPRLAERLEQPTATLSGGEQQMVALGRALMAQPRLLLMDEPSLGLAPLVADEIFDIIHQLARAGVTILLVEQNAARALTASRRAYLLANGRLVGQGESERLLVDPELRRAFLGAASADNPAASRLGAAGLTNIRLVKPAMTKTFMPSFRTVEELRAHQLAGLKWTVHHAYEGSPFYRERLEAAGIRPEDIRSLEDLRRLPFTTGEDLRDHYPFPLRSVPFEQIVRIHASSGTTGKRKILCYTQKDVDDWAHFFARAYEMAGVTPLDRVQIAVGYGVWTAGVGFQAGCERLGAMALPVGPGNIDLQCEFLVDLQSTVLCCTASMGLLMAEEVHRRGLTDKIFLKKVIYGSERSSVSMRRKMSELLGGVELFDIPGLTELYGPGTGIECPHHDCIHYWADYYILEIVDPETLEPLPDGEWGEMVVTTLCKEAAPLIRYRTRDITRIIPGPCTCGTILPRHSRILGRTDDMFKFRGVNIYPSSIDRILSDIPGLGSEYQVHLSRDEGGRDHMLLKVERGEGVEPGRMDELSREVRYRIKRKLLVTPEVEIVPYGALPRSERKSRRIFDERITDSVI; this comes from the coding sequence ATGCCAGCGACCACCTCCCCTTTCCTGCTGGAGCTTCAGGACCTGACGGTGCATTACGGCGCGGCCCAGGCGCTTTTCGGGGTCTCCCTGGGGGTGCGCCCGGGGGAGACCGTGGCGCTGGTGGGGGCCAACGGCGCGGGCAAAAGCACCCTGCTCAAGGCCATCATGGGGCTGGTGCCGGTGTCCGGCGGCCGCATCCTCCTCATGGGCCGGGAGATCACTGGGACTTCGCCGGCGGCGCTGGCCGCAGCGGGGGTGGCCCTGGTGCCCGAAGGCCGGGAGATGTTCGGGGACCTCACGGTGCGGGAGAACCTGGAGCTGGGGGCCCTGCCCCTGAAGGTGAGCCGCCGGGAGCGGCTGGCCCGCCTGGAGCAGGTGCTGGCCCGCTTTCCCCGGCTGGCGGAGCGCCTGGAGCAGCCCACCGCCACCCTTTCCGGGGGCGAGCAGCAGATGGTGGCCTTGGGGCGGGCCCTCATGGCCCAGCCCCGGTTGCTCCTGATGGATGAACCCAGCCTGGGGCTGGCGCCGTTGGTGGCGGATGAGATCTTCGACATCATCCATCAGCTGGCCCGGGCCGGGGTGACCATCCTCTTAGTGGAGCAGAACGCCGCCCGGGCCCTCACCGCCTCCCGCCGGGCGTATCTCCTGGCCAACGGCCGCCTGGTGGGCCAGGGGGAGAGCGAACGCCTGCTCGTGGATCCGGAGCTGCGCCGGGCCTTCCTGGGCGCGGCCAGCGCCGACAACCCTGCGGCCAGCCGGCTGGGCGCCGCGGGTCTGACCAATATCCGTCTGGTGAAACCTGCCATGACCAAGACATTCATGCCCTCTTTCCGCACCGTGGAGGAGCTTCGGGCCCACCAGTTGGCGGGGCTGAAGTGGACGGTGCACCATGCCTACGAAGGCTCCCCCTTTTATCGGGAGCGACTGGAGGCCGCGGGCATCCGGCCCGAGGACATCCGCTCCCTGGAGGACCTGCGGCGGTTGCCCTTCACCACCGGGGAGGATCTCCGGGACCATTACCCCTTTCCCTTGCGCTCGGTCCCCTTTGAGCAGATTGTGCGCATCCACGCCTCCAGCGGCACCACGGGCAAACGGAAGATTCTGTGCTACACCCAGAAGGACGTGGATGACTGGGCCCACTTCTTTGCCCGGGCCTACGAGATGGCCGGGGTGACACCCCTGGACCGGGTGCAGATTGCGGTGGGCTACGGGGTGTGGACCGCGGGGGTGGGCTTTCAGGCGGGCTGCGAGCGCCTGGGGGCCATGGCCCTGCCGGTGGGCCCGGGGAACATCGACCTGCAGTGCGAATTCCTGGTGGACCTGCAAAGCACGGTGCTCTGCTGCACCGCCTCCATGGGCCTGTTGATGGCGGAGGAGGTGCATCGCCGGGGCCTCACCGACAAGATCTTCCTCAAGAAGGTGATCTACGGCTCGGAGCGCTCCAGTGTGTCCATGCGGCGCAAGATGTCGGAGCTGCTGGGCGGGGTGGAGCTCTTCGACATCCCAGGGCTGACGGAGCTCTACGGGCCCGGGACCGGCATTGAGTGTCCGCACCACGACTGCATCCATTACTGGGCGGACTACTACATCCTGGAGATCGTGGATCCGGAGACCCTGGAGCCCCTGCCCGATGGGGAGTGGGGGGAAATGGTGGTGACGACTCTCTGCAAGGAAGCGGCGCCCCTCATCCGCTACCGCACCCGGGACATCACCCGCATCATTCCGGGCCCCTGCACCTGCGGCACCATTTTGCCCCGGCACTCCCGCATCCTGGGGCGCACCGACGACATGTTCAAGTTCCGGGGGGTGAACATCTACCCTTCCAGCATCGACCGCATCCTCTCTGACATCCCGGGGCTGGGGTCGGAGTATCAGGTGCATCTCAGCCGGGATGAAGGGGGCCGGGACCACATGCTCCTCAAGGTGGAGCGGGGCGAGGGGGTGGAGCCGGGCCGGATGGATGAGCTTTCCCGGGAGGTGCGCTACCGCATTAAACGCAAGCTGCTGGTGACGCCGGAGGTGGAGATTGTGCCGTACGGCGCGCTCCCCCGCTCGGAGCGCAAAAGCAGACGCATCTTTGATGAGCGCATCACCGATTCGGTGATTTGA
- a CDS encoding ABC transporter substrate-binding protein, producing the protein MRRWSILIAAVLLAAALATGPAAAAEPIKIGAFFALSGPQAHIGTPTKLVAELAVKRINAAGGINGRPLELVMGDTESDPAKAASIAKKFIHQDKVAAIIGPTSTGEGMQVKKIVEEAGIPIVMTVGGDPPIMAETGPFTYIFKSPQRSSTAVARLFTYLKDKKLTKLGLMYATDPFGKDGVGWLKKLAPEYGLTFVAEESFGPKDIDMTAQLTKIKNAQPDAIVVWTVGPAGPIIAKNKAQLGITIPLFQCHGQPDPKYIELAGPASEGDRMPATKLMVADELPDTDPQKKVIQDFIKLYKEAGLDKQFPINTHSGYAWDAVYLITNALKKAGTDPKKLREAIEQTKGYVGVSGIYNLSPEDHNGLGVDSMVMVEVKGGKFTLAK; encoded by the coding sequence ATGCGGCGGTGGAGCATCCTCATTGCGGCGGTTCTGTTGGCGGCAGCTCTGGCTACGGGCCCGGCAGCGGCCGCGGAGCCCATCAAGATCGGGGCGTTCTTTGCCCTGTCCGGGCCTCAGGCCCACATCGGCACGCCCACCAAGCTGGTGGCGGAGCTGGCGGTGAAACGCATCAACGCCGCGGGCGGGATCAACGGCCGGCCCCTGGAGCTGGTGATGGGGGACACGGAGAGCGACCCGGCCAAGGCGGCCAGCATTGCCAAGAAATTCATCCACCAGGACAAGGTGGCGGCCATCATCGGGCCCACCTCCACCGGCGAGGGCATGCAGGTGAAGAAGATCGTGGAGGAGGCGGGCATCCCCATCGTTATGACGGTGGGGGGCGATCCGCCCATCATGGCCGAAACCGGCCCCTTCACCTACATCTTCAAATCGCCCCAGCGCTCCTCCACCGCGGTGGCCCGCCTGTTTACCTATCTCAAAGACAAGAAACTCACCAAGCTGGGACTGATGTATGCCACCGACCCCTTCGGCAAAGACGGGGTGGGGTGGCTGAAGAAGCTGGCGCCGGAGTATGGGCTCACCTTTGTGGCGGAGGAGTCCTTCGGGCCCAAGGACATTGACATGACGGCCCAGCTCACCAAGATCAAAAACGCCCAGCCCGATGCCATCGTGGTCTGGACCGTGGGGCCGGCCGGGCCCATCATCGCCAAAAACAAGGCGCAGCTGGGGATCACCATCCCTCTCTTCCAGTGCCACGGCCAGCCGGATCCCAAATACATCGAGCTGGCGGGGCCGGCTTCCGAGGGCGACCGCATGCCGGCCACCAAGCTGATGGTGGCGGACGAGCTCCCTGACACCGACCCCCAGAAGAAGGTGATTCAGGATTTCATCAAGCTCTACAAAGAGGCGGGGCTGGACAAGCAGTTCCCCATCAACACCCACTCGGGGTATGCCTGGGATGCCGTCTATCTCATCACCAACGCCCTGAAAAAGGCGGGCACCGACCCCAAGAAGCTCCGGGAGGCCATTGAGCAGACCAAGGGCTACGTGGGGGTCTCCGGGATCTACAACCTGAGCCCGGAGGACCACAACGGCCTGGGGGTGGACTCCATGGTGATGGTGGAGGTGAAGGGGGGCAAGTTCACCCTGGCGAAATGA
- a CDS encoding ABC transporter ATP-binding protein, which translates to MTGPAGPPLLEIQRLSKNFGGVPALAEVSFPVIRGAVTALIGPNGAGKTTLINCLTGVVRPDGGSIRFQGRELVGLAPHEIAALGIARTFQNLRLFPRLTVLDNVLLGLTPQAGGSLWEALLRTPGLRHRERRLKLAALEALDAFGLGGKADWPAGILPYGDKKRLEMARVFVSQPALALLDEPVAGLNSQETGEVAALIRQLQRQGRTLLLVEHDMELVMGVSDVVVVLDGGRRIALGPPEEVQRDPRVLEAYLGRMSVTA; encoded by the coding sequence ATGACCGGGCCGGCGGGGCCGCCCCTGCTGGAAATCCAGCGGCTGAGCAAGAATTTCGGGGGCGTGCCGGCCTTGGCGGAGGTGAGTTTCCCCGTCATCCGGGGGGCCGTGACCGCCCTCATCGGGCCCAACGGCGCCGGCAAGACCACTCTCATCAACTGCCTCACCGGGGTGGTGCGGCCGGACGGCGGCAGCATCCGCTTTCAGGGCCGGGAGCTGGTAGGCCTGGCGCCCCATGAGATCGCCGCCCTGGGGATTGCCCGCACCTTCCAAAACCTGCGCCTCTTTCCCCGGCTGACGGTGCTGGACAATGTGCTTTTGGGGCTCACACCCCAGGCCGGGGGTTCCCTCTGGGAGGCGCTGCTGCGGACGCCGGGGCTGCGGCATCGGGAGCGGCGCCTGAAGCTGGCCGCGCTGGAAGCCCTGGACGCCTTCGGGCTGGGGGGAAAAGCCGACTGGCCGGCGGGGATTCTCCCCTACGGCGACAAAAAGCGCCTGGAGATGGCCCGGGTCTTTGTCTCCCAGCCTGCCTTGGCGCTGTTGGATGAGCCGGTGGCCGGGCTCAATTCCCAGGAGACCGGGGAGGTGGCGGCGCTTATCCGCCAGCTCCAGCGTCAGGGCCGCACGTTGCTGCTGGTGGAGCACGACATGGAGCTGGTCATGGGGGTGAGCGACGTGGTGGTGGTGCTGGACGGCGGCCGGCGCATCGCCCTGGGCCCCCCCGAGGAGGTGCAGCGGGACCCCCGGGTGCTGGAGGCGTATCTGGGCCGCATGAGCGTGACGGCTTGA
- a CDS encoding GNVR domain-containing protein, which translates to METQQDLRYYWRILAARKWYFILPAVGIMLAAAVVALVWPPVYEAKSTILIEEQQIPPEFVRTTVTGFAEQRIQSLSQQILSRARLVEIIRQFDLYAELRRKAPMEEVVERMRKDIAVETISAEMSEGKRRRRPGQKDEGITIAFSVAYRGENPDQVLKVASTLASLYLQENLKIREQQAKTTTQFLEAELKEIQERIRTLGDRISDFKAKNEGVLPELYQFNLSQADRLEKEIDQLTAQIRAAEDRKIYLEGQLATVKPDSPIISGTGERVMDPHARLKYLQVALADLTSRYSPEHPDVVKVKREMAELEKVVGSSGTPPALKRQKLTQLEAELAQKQGRYAADHPEIVKLKKEIAELRKLPEAAGPPPVQPENPSYISLQANLQATVNDIAALKKQRADLEGKLKVYRQRLERTPQVEQEYLALTRDYQNAHAKHQEIMNKILEARIAEGMEESQKAERFTLIDPAVFPEKPVAPNRLLILLAGVLLGTMGGLGLVALTENLDHTIKSASEVAWLSGLPVLARISRIVTAEDRERQARRRRLAWTAAGLSLVAGLLVFHFLIMDLWILTAKLGRVLNRLT; encoded by the coding sequence ATGGAAACGCAACAGGACCTGAGGTATTACTGGCGGATTCTGGCGGCCCGCAAGTGGTATTTCATCCTGCCGGCGGTGGGCATCATGCTGGCCGCGGCGGTGGTGGCGCTGGTGTGGCCGCCGGTGTATGAGGCCAAATCCACCATCCTCATCGAGGAGCAGCAGATCCCGCCGGAGTTTGTCCGCACCACGGTGACGGGATTTGCGGAGCAGCGCATCCAGAGCCTGAGCCAGCAGATCCTCTCCCGGGCCCGGCTGGTGGAGATCATCCGCCAGTTCGACCTGTACGCCGAGCTCAGGCGCAAGGCCCCCATGGAAGAGGTGGTGGAGCGGATGCGCAAAGACATCGCGGTGGAGACCATCAGCGCCGAGATGAGCGAGGGCAAGCGCCGGCGGCGTCCCGGCCAGAAGGACGAAGGCATCACCATCGCCTTTTCCGTGGCCTACCGGGGGGAGAACCCGGACCAGGTGCTGAAGGTGGCCAGCACCCTGGCCTCCCTGTACCTGCAGGAGAACCTCAAGATCCGGGAGCAGCAGGCCAAGACCACCACTCAGTTCCTGGAGGCGGAGCTCAAGGAGATCCAGGAGCGCATCCGCACCCTGGGGGACCGGATCAGCGACTTCAAGGCGAAAAACGAGGGGGTGCTGCCGGAGCTCTACCAGTTTAATCTCAGCCAGGCGGACCGGCTGGAGAAGGAGATCGACCAGCTCACCGCCCAGATCCGGGCGGCGGAGGACCGCAAGATCTACCTGGAGGGGCAGCTGGCCACGGTGAAGCCGGACAGCCCCATCATCAGCGGCACCGGGGAGCGGGTCATGGACCCCCACGCCCGCCTGAAGTACCTGCAGGTGGCCCTGGCGGACCTCACCTCCCGCTATTCCCCGGAGCACCCGGACGTGGTGAAGGTGAAGCGGGAGATGGCAGAGCTGGAGAAAGTGGTGGGGAGCTCCGGGACGCCGCCGGCCCTGAAGCGCCAGAAGCTGACGCAGCTGGAGGCGGAGCTGGCCCAGAAGCAGGGCCGCTACGCCGCCGACCATCCGGAGATCGTCAAGCTGAAAAAGGAGATCGCCGAGCTGAGGAAACTGCCGGAGGCTGCCGGGCCGCCGCCGGTGCAGCCGGAGAACCCCTCCTACATTTCGCTGCAGGCCAATCTCCAGGCCACCGTCAATGACATTGCGGCCCTGAAAAAGCAGCGGGCGGACCTGGAGGGCAAGCTGAAGGTCTACCGGCAGCGCCTGGAGCGCACCCCCCAGGTGGAGCAGGAGTATCTGGCCCTCACCCGGGATTACCAGAACGCCCATGCCAAGCACCAGGAGATCATGAACAAGATCCTGGAGGCCCGCATCGCCGAGGGCATGGAGGAGTCTCAAAAGGCGGAGCGCTTCACCCTCATTGACCCGGCGGTCTTCCCGGAAAAACCGGTGGCGCCCAACCGGCTCCTGATCCTGCTGGCCGGGGTGCTGCTGGGGACCATGGGCGGCCTGGGGCTGGTGGCCCTGACCGAAAACCTGGACCACACCATCAAGAGCGCCTCGGAGGTGGCCTGGCTGAGCGGCCTGCCGGTCCTGGCCCGCATCAGCCGCATCGTCACCGCGGAGGACCGGGAGCGCCAGGCCCGGCGCCGCCGGCTGGCGTGGACCGCCGCGGGGCTCTCCCTGGTGGCAGGGCTGCTGGTCTTTCATTTCCTCATCATGGACCTGTGGATCCTCACCGCCAAGCTGGGGCGGGTGCTGAACCGGCTCACCTGA